The Gammaproteobacteria bacterium genome has a window encoding:
- a CDS encoding CbbQ/NirQ/NorQ/GpvN family protein, protein MQATSVAAVARLPFYRQQANEIRLFEAAFEQRLPLLLKGPTGCGKTRFVRYMAAKLQRPLFTVACHDDLAASDLVGRHLIEGGSTYWQDGPLTRAVRTGGICYLDEVVEARKDTIVVLHPLTDDRRTLSIERTGEVLAAPAEFMLVVSYNPGYQSLLKGMKPSTRQRFLAASFDYPDAETEADIVAKETGLDRVQASQLVRLASGLRALKDIDLEEAPSTRLLVSAALLIVNGMTVRDACFAAIVESLTDDRETIKVLMEVVDAIFA, encoded by the coding sequence ATGCAGGCAACGAGTGTTGCAGCAGTTGCCCGGTTGCCGTTTTACCGGCAACAGGCAAATGAAATTCGGTTATTCGAGGCGGCCTTCGAGCAGCGGCTGCCCTTGTTATTGAAAGGTCCAACCGGCTGCGGCAAGACGCGGTTTGTGCGGTATATGGCGGCAAAGCTGCAACGGCCGCTGTTTACCGTGGCCTGTCATGACGATCTGGCGGCCTCCGACCTTGTCGGCAGGCATTTGATCGAAGGCGGCTCTACTTATTGGCAGGATGGTCCGCTCACCAGGGCCGTGCGTACGGGAGGGATTTGCTACCTGGACGAAGTGGTGGAGGCGCGCAAGGACACCATCGTGGTACTGCATCCGCTGACCGATGATCGCCGCACGTTGTCTATCGAGCGCACCGGTGAAGTTCTGGCGGCGCCCGCGGAGTTTATGCTTGTCGTGTCTTATAACCCCGGTTATCAAAGCTTGTTGAAAGGCATGAAGCCGTCCACCCGGCAACGGTTTCTGGCGGCATCGTTTGACTATCCCGATGCGGAAACGGAGGCGGACATCGTCGCCAAGGAGACGGGCCTCGACCGCGTGCAAGCCAGCCAGCTGGTGCGCCTGGCATCGGGTTTGCGGGCGCTGAAAGATATCGATCTCGAGGAAGCGCCTTCCACCCGGCTGCTGGTTTCCGCGGCCCTGTTGATCGTCAACGGCATGACTGTGCGCGATGCCTGTTTTGCCGCCATTGTCGAATCTTTGACGGACGACCGGGAAACGATAAAAGTGCTTATGGAAGTTGTGGATGCGATTTTTGCCTGA
- a CDS encoding cbb3-type cytochrome c oxidase subunit I, translating to MQYQSQAVAKPYFVAAIALFVVQIVFGLIMGLQYVIGDFLFPEIPFNVARMVHTNTLIIWILFGFMGASYFLVPEEAERELESPKLAIVTFWVFLVAAGLTVVGYLAVPYATLARITGNHLLPTMGREFLEQPTITKIGIVLVVLSFLYNIGLTVLKGRKTVVSIVLLTGLVGLAVFFLFAFYNPDNLVLDKYYWWWVVHLWVEGVWELILGAILAFVLIKTTGVDREIIDKWLYIIIAMALITGIIGTGHHYYWIGTPGYWQWWGSVFSAMEPLPFFFMTIFAFTMINRRRRSHPNKAVTLWAMGTAVLAFLGAGVWGFLHTLAPVNYYTHGTQITAAHGHMAFYGAYAMIVLTIISYAMPILRGRGAANSNLSQVVEMWSFWLMSVAMVFITLFLTGAGILQVWLQRIDDGLPFMAVQDKIAIFYWLRELTGVVFLIGLILYIVSFFVEGGKDGDEAAAAINQP from the coding sequence ATGCAATACCAGTCGCAGGCCGTTGCCAAGCCGTACTTTGTCGCGGCGATTGCCTTGTTTGTCGTACAGATCGTATTCGGCCTTATTATGGGGCTGCAATATGTAATAGGCGATTTTCTATTCCCGGAAATTCCGTTTAACGTCGCCCGCATGGTGCATACCAATACATTGATCATCTGGATCCTGTTTGGATTTATGGGCGCGAGTTATTTTCTTGTACCGGAAGAGGCGGAACGGGAACTGGAAAGCCCCAAACTGGCCATCGTTACGTTCTGGGTGTTTCTGGTGGCGGCCGGGTTGACGGTCGTCGGCTATCTCGCCGTGCCTTATGCGACCCTGGCGCGGATTACCGGCAACCACTTGCTGCCGACCATGGGGCGGGAGTTTCTGGAACAGCCGACGATAACCAAGATCGGCATCGTATTGGTCGTGTTGTCGTTTTTGTACAATATCGGCCTGACCGTGCTGAAAGGCAGAAAGACCGTTGTCAGTATCGTGCTGCTGACGGGATTGGTGGGGCTTGCCGTGTTCTTTCTATTCGCGTTCTACAACCCGGATAATCTCGTACTGGACAAATATTACTGGTGGTGGGTGGTGCATTTGTGGGTCGAGGGCGTATGGGAATTGATCCTCGGTGCGATCCTCGCCTTCGTATTGATCAAAACGACGGGCGTCGATCGGGAGATAATAGACAAGTGGCTGTACATTATTATCGCGATGGCCCTGATAACGGGCATCATTGGCACCGGGCACCATTATTACTGGATTGGCACGCCGGGGTATTGGCAATGGTGGGGTTCGGTGTTTTCCGCCATGGAGCCGCTGCCGTTTTTCTTTATGACGATTTTTGCGTTTACCATGATCAACAGGCGCCGCCGTTCCCATCCGAACAAGGCGGTTACTTTGTGGGCAATGGGCACCGCGGTGCTGGCCTTTCTCGGCGCTGGCGTTTGGGGGTTTCTGCATACCCTTGCCCCCGTTAATTATTATACCCATGGCACGCAGATCACCGCGGCCCATGGCCATATGGCATTTTATGGCGCCTATGCGATGATCGTGCTGACTATCATTTCCTACGCCATGCCGATCCTGCGGGGCAGGGGGGCCGCCAACAGCAATCTGTCGCAGGTCGTGGAAATGTGGTCGTTCTGGCTGATGAGCGTGGCAATGGTGTTTATTACCTTGTTCCTGACCGGCGCCGGCATCCTGCAAGTATGGCTGCAACGGATTGACGACGGCCTGCCGTTTATGGCGGTTCAGGATAAGATTGCCATCTTTTATTGGTTGCGCGAACTGACCGGAGTGGTTTTTCTGATTGGGCTGATCCTGTACATCGTCAGCTTTTTCGTCGAGGGCGGCAAGGACGGCGATGAGGCGGCGGCCGCGATAAATCAGCCTTAA
- a CDS encoding cytochrome c — translation MSEFFTKGMARNIYFGGSVFFILLFLGLTLDTSRELPERDRRENITAQVANGKLIWEENNCIGCHTLLGEGAYFAPELGNVYTRFGSKEAIIGFIKSRPAEGIPGRRSMPKFDLSEEELDDLAEFLKWTSEIDTENWPPNIQG, via the coding sequence ATGAGCGAGTTCTTCACCAAGGGCATGGCCCGGAATATTTATTTCGGCGGCAGCGTCTTCTTTATCTTGTTGTTCCTCGGCTTGACGCTGGATACCTCCAGGGAGCTGCCTGAACGGGATCGTCGGGAGAATATCACCGCGCAGGTTGCCAACGGCAAGCTGATCTGGGAAGAGAATAACTGCATCGGCTGCCATACTTTGCTGGGTGAGGGCGCTTACTTCGCCCCGGAACTGGGCAACGTTTATACCCGCTTCGGCTCGAAAGAAGCGATTATCGGCTTTATCAAGTCCAGGCCCGCGGAGGGCATTCCGGGCCGCCGCAGCATGCCCAAATTCGATTTGAGCGAAGAGGAGTTGGACGATCTGGCGGAATTCCTGAAATGGACCAGCGAGATCGATACGGAGAATTGGCCGCCCAATATTCAAGGCTGA
- a CDS encoding DUF481 domain-containing protein, with protein sequence MADWSGDMELGYLALDGNSDSQTLNAKFDVTNDVEPLRHNIRLEAANSSQDGRRTAEKYLLSSQLDYVINDASYAFLFGSYEDDQFSGFDFQSTVASGYGYRLIKTGAMLLALEGGPGYRINEREEGSREEDIIVRLAQEYSWDFAETASLEQSLNAERGEDNTITRFQVAVKSQLVGNLALKVGYGIKYTESVPADRKHADTETAVTLVYRF encoded by the coding sequence ATGGCCGATTGGTCCGGCGATATGGAGTTGGGTTACCTGGCCTTGGACGGCAACTCCGATTCGCAGACTTTGAATGCCAAATTCGATGTAACGAATGACGTCGAACCGTTGCGCCATAACATTCGTCTGGAGGCCGCGAACAGCTCTCAGGATGGCCGGCGTACCGCCGAAAAATACCTGCTGTCTTCGCAGCTGGATTATGTTATCAACGATGCTTCCTACGCATTTCTCTTTGGCTCTTACGAGGACGACCAGTTTTCCGGCTTCGATTTCCAGAGCACGGTGGCATCGGGCTATGGTTACCGGCTTATCAAGACCGGCGCCATGTTATTGGCGCTGGAAGGCGGGCCCGGTTACAGGATCAACGAGCGGGAGGAGGGCTCCAGAGAGGAAGATATTATCGTTCGGCTGGCGCAAGAGTATTCATGGGATTTTGCCGAAACCGCAAGTCTCGAACAGTCGCTGAACGCCGAAAGAGGCGAAGACAATACTATCACGCGGTTTCAGGTTGCCGTGAAGTCGCAACTGGTCGGCAACCTGGCGCTGAAAGTGGGTTACGGAATTAAATACACCGAGAGCGTTCCCGCCGACCGTAAACATGCGGACACCGAGACCGCGGTCACGCTGGTTTACCGCTTTTGA
- a CDS encoding VWA domain-containing protein — MEELVGKCWHGLITRAACKYFPASAVRLDAMKGALATWYRALGGEPSYRIDAAIPRQLGQDRTVLQKIAGTNKAVAVASLEHDCLRLPGEIAVFPERGLNGKLYYWLSALAANSDFPLAASDWFDSNRSAVRATLNKYPGLAPLYRRLAASFFEHRMRAQEPAAIEREAVVIRALQYPGEAAAAMTEPFGLWVPLWLYPRMPAAASGATGANGDDPESGKKKRRNLENSRGYRGERKAMPKTDDGLLATRLESLFSWTEYIDVDRPVDEDEDDNTQRRLDDLDVVSLCRDNKTAKSLLRFDLDLPAEAEDQQYLEKGELQPEWDYRKRALRAGYCAIQPMVSARARPCPLPRRLFYKSRRLKAQFERLLMDSSWQYAQPEGSELDLDACLRLTADLASGKSFATENLYRRQMRIRRDLACLLLADVSFSTDAYVNGEQRIIDCIKDSLLLFSETLGLTGDEFAIQGFSSKNRGHVRVTWVKFFHERYTALTRGRIADLRPGFYTRMGAAIRYAAGKLLLQRQKNKLLLILTDGKPNDLDRYEGRYGIEDTRMAIREAGRQGIHPFCISIDDKANDYLPYIFGKSSYVFVRNVSELPYRLPKLYLRLVRG, encoded by the coding sequence ATGGAGGAGCTTGTCGGCAAGTGCTGGCATGGATTGATCACGCGGGCGGCGTGCAAATATTTCCCGGCTTCCGCCGTGCGACTGGATGCCATGAAAGGCGCTTTGGCAACCTGGTACCGGGCTTTGGGCGGGGAGCCGTCTTATCGAATTGATGCGGCGATACCGCGCCAGCTTGGGCAGGACAGAACCGTGCTGCAGAAAATTGCCGGCACCAATAAGGCCGTGGCGGTCGCCTCGTTGGAGCATGATTGCCTGCGGTTGCCGGGAGAGATCGCGGTATTCCCCGAGCGGGGGCTGAACGGCAAATTGTATTACTGGCTGTCGGCATTGGCCGCGAATAGCGATTTCCCGCTGGCCGCCAGCGACTGGTTCGATAGCAACCGCTCCGCCGTTCGGGCCACATTGAACAAATATCCGGGCCTGGCCCCGCTTTACCGCAGGCTGGCGGCGTCATTTTTCGAACACAGGATGCGGGCGCAAGAGCCGGCGGCGATCGAGCGCGAAGCGGTTGTTATCCGTGCGCTGCAATATCCGGGCGAAGCGGCGGCGGCCATGACCGAACCGTTCGGGCTGTGGGTGCCGCTTTGGCTCTATCCCCGAATGCCGGCGGCCGCATCGGGCGCAACAGGCGCAAACGGCGATGATCCCGAAAGCGGCAAAAAGAAACGCCGGAACCTGGAAAACAGCCGCGGTTACCGGGGGGAAAGGAAAGCAATGCCCAAAACGGACGACGGTTTGCTGGCGACCAGGCTGGAAAGCCTGTTTAGCTGGACGGAATATATTGATGTGGACCGTCCTGTGGACGAGGACGAAGACGACAATACGCAACGGCGCCTGGACGATCTGGACGTGGTCAGTTTGTGCCGTGACAATAAAACCGCCAAATCCCTTCTGAGATTCGATTTGGATTTGCCTGCGGAGGCGGAAGATCAGCAATACCTGGAAAAAGGAGAACTGCAACCGGAATGGGATTACCGAAAGCGGGCGCTGCGGGCCGGTTATTGCGCGATACAGCCCATGGTATCGGCACGGGCGAGACCATGCCCGTTGCCGCGGCGTCTGTTCTATAAATCGCGCAGGTTGAAAGCGCAATTCGAACGCTTGTTAATGGATAGCAGCTGGCAGTACGCGCAACCGGAAGGCAGCGAGCTGGATTTGGATGCCTGCTTGCGGCTGACCGCCGATCTTGCCAGCGGCAAAAGTTTCGCAACGGAGAATCTGTACCGGCGGCAGATGCGAATCCGGCGGGACCTCGCGTGTCTGCTGCTTGCCGACGTATCGTTTTCCACCGATGCCTATGTGAATGGCGAACAGCGGATTATTGACTGCATTAAGGACAGCCTGTTGCTTTTTTCCGAAACCCTGGGGCTGACTGGCGATGAATTTGCAATTCAGGGGTTTTCGTCGAAGAACCGCGGCCATGTAAGGGTTACCTGGGTGAAGTTCTTTCACGAGCGATATACGGCGCTTACCAGGGGTCGGATTGCGGATCTTCGGCCTGGGTTCTATACCCGCATGGGCGCCGCCATTCGCTATGCGGCAGGCAAGCTGCTGTTGCAACGGCAGAAAAACAAATTATTATTGATTTTAACCGATGGCAAGCCGAATGATCTGGACCGCTACGAAGGCCGGTACGGCATCGAAGACACCCGCATGGCAATCCGGGAGGCGGGCCGGCAGGGCATTCATCCCTTTTGCATTTCCATTGACGACAAGGCCAACGATTATTTGCCGTACATTTTTGGCAAGTCGTCTTATGTGTTTGTTCGCAATGTCAGCGAACTGCCGTACCGGTTGCCGAAGCTTTACCTTCGGTTGGTGCGCGGATGA